The genomic region CTATTTATCAGTTCAAAGATAGAGCATCTATCACCCTAGCTCGTTTGGGAGCAACCATTGCAGCATTAGTGGGTATAGAATTAGCAATTAGAGGACATCTAAGTCCTGGGGGGGGATTTGCTGCAGGTGTTGCAGGTGGAACAGCAATAGGTTTAGTGGCAATTACTTCATCTTATCAATGGATGGAGGATATTTATCAGCGGTATCGTGCAGCTATATGGGAAAAGATTTCAGTTTTGATTTTTATCGTGTTATCAGTGGTTACCTTATCGGGATTTGAGTTACCTCATGGAGAACTGGGGAAATTATTTAGTGGTGGGATCCTACCCATATTAAATATTATTGTTGCACTGAAAGTGGCGTTGGGATCTTGGGCAGCAGTTTTGATTTTTATTCGTTATCGAGGTTTATTATAGTTGTTAATTAACTTTAACTTGTTGTTTAAAGCTAACCTACGAGGCGATGCGATCGCACTAAACATGTATGCTGGAAATTCCTGGGACAGTTCTCAATTAAGTTCAGATGTCCCTGGGAAATTCTAAGCAATTCCTGTTCCAATCCTAGCATTTCGCTGGGTCTAGGTTAACAGGAGGAATTATATCCCAAAACCAGGAGTATTCGGGGGGTAAATTCTATTACAGTATTCTTTCAACTACGTCTTGAAGGGAATAAGGACAGTCTTGTGGCATATCTATTTCAGCCTCTTTCATTGCGTCTAATCGGGCAGTAGGATACATTTTGTTTACCCACTCTTGACAAAAATAGCGTTTTAGGCTAGGACTATCCTCCAAATATAAATCAAGATTCTTTCTCTCCCTTTCAATGGTAATTTGCCAACTTCGAGAGCGTTTTTCAGGTTGGTGGTCCCATTTAAGTAAGTGATGGAGAATTAGACGAACACTACTCAATAATCTATCTCTCTCTCGTTTAGACAAGTCTCTAATTTCCTCTACCAGATTATCTATATCTAGATCTTCAAAACGTTTGGCAGCAATTAGGTCGGCCATCCTTTCCGACCATAGGGCAAAATCTTGTTCATATAGGGATGCTTGAGACTTCATCTGGAGATCCAAGATTGGTGACAAGAATATTTTGCCATACTTTAGAACCTAGAGTTCACTTCTTTGGTGAAAAATTCCCCTTCCCTGAGAATCAGGATAGAATTAATTAAGCACTTATTTAGTCGTTCATCTAATCGTTAATCTAACTATGTCCTCTGGTATCGCTGTCGAAAAGAAAAAGTTAACAAAACCTCCCTTGAAACTTCATTACTTAGGTGACCGGGTTCTCCGTCAACCTGCTAAACGGATCACTAAAATAGATGATGAACTTCGTCAACTGATCCGAGATATGCTCCAAACTATGTACAGCGAAGATGGTATTGGTTTGGCCGCACCTCAGGTGGGAGTTAATAAACAGTTAGTTGTTATTGACTGTAACCCTGATAAGCCGGAAATACCCCCATTGGTATTGATTAATCCTGTAATTAAACAAGTTAGTAGTGAGCTTTGTGTTGCTCAAGAAGGGTGTTTAAGCATCCCCAAAGTTTTTTTGGAGGTCAAACGCCCAAAAATTGTAGAAATTGCCTATAAAGATGAATATGGCCGTCCTCAGACCCTAAAAGCTGATAATTTGTTGGCAAGATGTATTTTACACGAGATGGATCACCTCAATGGTGTGGTATTTGTTGATCGTGTGGAAAATTCTCTCAGTTTGACGGAGGAACTGTCTAAAAATGGTTTCTCTCATCAAGCTGTTAAACCATTAGTCGAGGTGATCTAGCTGTGTATTTAACTCCCAAAAGTGGCCTGTTTTTAGGTGGTTCCTGTATAACAGCGATTGCTGCTGTTGGTTCGGTATTTGAACTCAGTTATGGCCAACCTAATTTTGGTTTCCAAACTACTGCTATTATCTTGGCTATCAGTATTCCTGTGACTATCTTGTTATTTGTTGCTGCGGTTAAGGACGCACGAGCGAATATTAAATAGAGGTGGCGAGTAATCTCCCTGTCTATGGAAAATCGCAGGGTGCTGCAATGGCTAAACCCAGTAAGGTGTTATATTCCTCAACGTGAATGGAATAAGCACCAAATCTGGCCAGGTGGGGATTCATTATTTGTGCGTCAAACACAAGAAATTTCCTCTCCCGCAGTCTTTCTACTAGTTTAACCATGGCTACTTTGGATCCTTCAGGGATGTGATAAAACATGGACTCACCAATAAAAGCACCACCGATGACAATTCCTAGAATCCCCCCTGCTAATTGATCACCTTGCCAGGTTTCAAAACTGTAAGCATAACCAGCTTGATACAATAACCAGTAGATTTGTTGCAGTTGGGGGGAAATCCAGGTAGTTTCCCGATTGGCACACCCCCTAACTACTCCCATAAAATCCCGGTTGATCTTGACTGTGAATCTCTGTTGATTGAGAGCCCTTTGTAAGGACCTAGGATAGCGGAATCTTTCATCTAGGGGAATTAGGGTGTGTTCCTTACTTCTATACCATCTAAGTTGATTATACTCATCGGCCATGAGAAAATATCCTTGAGCATAACCTTGAATAATAATATTAACATCATAAGTATCATCAGTATCACGTTTCATCGTTTTTTAAAAACACCAGAATTCAAATGAACCAACCTATTTCTCCTATTACTTTACCACCTGCAGAAAATCCCCAAATCGAGGGGGAATGGTTACAAAAACGACTTCTACAGTGGTTGGATACGGAATTCCTCCCGGAAGTGGTTAATCAGAAAATTGCCCAGCGCGCAGCCCAGATTTTTGTTAGACAACGTATGGAGGGGGAAAATGATTTGGGTTCCTTGGTGATTGCTATTGTGACCGAAATGCAGTCTTTTGATTTTTCTAAAAGCTTTTATGGGGAATTTGCGATCGCCAACGCAGTTAGTGATCTGTTATTGGATAGTTTAGGGATTGACCGTTGTTGTGGGTACTAACGGGTAACTATTATTTGAGTATGACAGTAAGCAAACCGGTGAACTACCGAACCCAGTCTATGGATACTTCGTTCGCAGCTGAACAAGTACAGTTTAGACTTTGGCGAAACATGAGTTCAGGTGAAAAAGAATCTCTATTTAAACGAATAACAAAACGCGGTTCTATATTAGCATTAGCGGGAATTAAAAGCCAATTTCCCAATGCTTCACAAGATATAATCAGAGAATACTATATTAGAAAGCGATTGGGAGATAAGTGGGCTGATTTATTATCAGGTTTAAAATATGAGAGAGATTTAATGATAGAGGATCCAATTTGGTTAGCACTGGAGTTAGCATCTATCTTGAGTTCATTGGATATCATTTATTATGTGGGAGGATCAGTTGCTAGTTCTCTCCAGGGGGAGGTGAGACTCACCCAGGATTTGGATGTAATCGCCAACATTGAAAATAGTCAAATTCAGCCACTAATTAGGGCCATGACAGATCAATTCTATATCAGCTATACTGCTGTGGAAGAAGCTGTGAATGGAAAGACTTTATCATTTAATGTCATCCATTTAACTACCACGGAAAAAGCTGACATTTTTGTGATGAAAGA from Cylindrospermopsis curvispora GIHE-G1 harbors:
- the def gene encoding peptide deformylase: MSSGIAVEKKKLTKPPLKLHYLGDRVLRQPAKRITKIDDELRQLIRDMLQTMYSEDGIGLAAPQVGVNKQLVVIDCNPDKPEIPPLVLINPVIKQVSSELCVAQEGCLSIPKVFLEVKRPKIVEIAYKDEYGRPQTLKADNLLARCILHEMDHLNGVVFVDRVENSLSLTEELSKNGFSHQAVKPLVEVI
- a CDS encoding Na(+)/H(+) antiporter subunit B, translating into MRLVYILAGIALFLKMLFLSDVASNLSGMSTIKDTMSNIVPAGISITEKVVAESGVVNAVSGIIFRNRLYDTIFEVIVFTIAILGCNFLLASENPSCTIYQFKDRASITLARLGATIAALVGIELAIRGHLSPGGGFAAGVAGGTAIGLVAITSSYQWMEDIYQRYRAAIWEKISVLIFIVLSVVTLSGFELPHGELGKLFSGGILPILNIIVALKVALGSWAAVLIFIRYRGLL
- the aat gene encoding leucyl/phenylalanyl-tRNA--protein transferase, producing the protein MKRDTDDTYDVNIIIQGYAQGYFLMADEYNQLRWYRSKEHTLIPLDERFRYPRSLQRALNQQRFTVKINRDFMGVVRGCANRETTWISPQLQQIYWLLYQAGYAYSFETWQGDQLAGGILGIVIGGAFIGESMFYHIPEGSKVAMVKLVERLRERKFLVFDAQIMNPHLARFGAYSIHVEEYNTLLGLAIAAPCDFP
- a CDS encoding DUF29 domain-containing protein, with product MKSQASLYEQDFALWSERMADLIAAKRFEDLDIDNLVEEIRDLSKRERDRLLSSVRLILHHLLKWDHQPEKRSRSWQITIERERKNLDLYLEDSPSLKRYFCQEWVNKMYPTARLDAMKEAEIDMPQDCPYSLQDVVERIL